GGttacaggacgcgaaacattaactctgacattgtctacgtcatagtgagttatgtctattgcttcagcaaaatccaaccaactctgaatgaaaatcaatgctgaagaaatatccaaaacatccgctgtccccgttgtggcttcctctacattggggaaacgatgcagaggcttggggactgcttttcagaacacctacgctcagtttgcaataaacaactgcacttcccagtcactaaccatttcaactccccctcccattcccgagaggacatgtccaacctgggcctcctgcagtgccagaatgacgccacccgaaggttgcaggaacagcaactcatattctgcttgggaaccctgcagcccaatggtatcaatgtggatttcacaagcttccaaatctcctgtcctgccactgcatcccaaaaccagcccagctcgtccccgcctccctaacctattcttcctctcacccatcccccctcccacctcataccgcacccctatttcccctcatcccgctcccttgacctgtccggcctccccagactgaccgatcccctccctgcctccgtacccatactctcctctccacctatcttctcctccatccatcttccatccgcctccccctctctccctatttatttcagaacccgcaccccctcccattttctgaagaaggttctcggcccgaaacgtcagcttttgtgctcctaagatgctgcttggcctgctgtcttcatccagctccacacgttgttatctcgcattctccagcatctgcagttcccattatctctccaaaacaaagactgctgtctttcaaaacccaaactcagattttgcagatagtccttaccctgaaaaaataccaaatatgtataaagaggaaaactggaggtgaaaccattcaaaaaattttcattggcacaacaaatgttgcaactgtaaaagcaggttaagcacctgtatataaggaaactgtactcaaactttaaacagacacttacagccaacaagtgtgagaaatatccatttcttgctggattaccaattttgctgttgggaaaataggcctaggcttagcaatgtacattcaaacaagatagcaccctctcagaactcaacactcacagtcgtagagttctgttttcacaggttgcaggaaaatagcatcaagcacaatacaccaagtcttctttggtaccttttccttccataaaactgcttttagtagatgtgcacagaattcattttatacacgttgaacagttgctaagttcaagacgccagttccagcactttgacttgcatctgcttcatcatcaaaacagaacaaaataaagacccactccttgtaagtcacgttttccatttttagtgacaaggtgaagtgcgagaactgctcacttgatgttaaaatctcctaaatatgtacctgtatatttcaattctgtgaactATGTgcaatgagttcgagagaaggattaattttgtggcgctgggagagagctgggacagttaaaataggttgaatggcctcctcccatgctaaaaatgtccataactgttcttggccctgctaaattgaagtggccatcctttcattgtgactgtgagacgcagcatgttacgatagatggcataatgaagaaatcctttgttattaatgaacttttcagcactcggcattcttccgaagtcaaatgttcgatatgtacctgttgcactgacttggttccaaacagttataatgtggatgtgctggtgttggactaggatagacaaagtcagagctcacatgacatcaggttgtaatctgacaggtttatttgaaatcacacaagctttgggagtgcagtcccttcatcaggtgcggtcagggaggaaaacacacagacacacaattgataagcagacagatcaaaacatcctacaactggtgtgagtggagtgtcacaTAGTAactcttcatccaggatgtttgtttgtttgcagatattttattgaagaaacacacaacttgtagttacagtcagtgtggtatcttataaattcttgcttttgaaataaaggttaaaactctaagacagattctgaacacaagcctctaaactacaagtcagagtctgacctgagatgtcaccttttgtacattcctgttgcgctgcctgattatcatgacaacacagcactgacattgactttataaacgctttacttgcctctaacactcttggtcacctgtatagagttattatctgacactccactcacgccaattctatgatcttttgatctctctgctgataagctgtgtctctctgtggtcacctcacgaactgcacctgatgaaggggctgcactccaaaagcttgtgtgatttcaaatgaacctgttggacgacaagctggtgtcatgtgacttctgacttcaaacacttatagaatgtgttttcaatcctatcgtgacttgacaataagtcaacttcttaaaatttataaaatgagaatgtcaagtgaagtatgtctaaccttgagcgcttaaaaaaggaaatattacaaccatcgTCTAGTCAGACAgtgaagacagaaggaatgatttcatcgactgtgtctgacaccacacaattaattcccctgatggaagaaaggttggctgcgttctgtttcttcaggaacatccagctagtaccaccttactactgcttgttttattcatctggtgttccatctaattccttgcagtcttggtcaaaccttcatctaatttatttaaattttcaataaaataaatttaactttatattccacaattttaacatctccttttaaggtttgaacggttcacttcgtacactgcacatgttgtgtcaataattggagaacatggtggaaaaatcaagatatattgacacgtaaacaaatggctaacttctgtttccttgtcagtgatgccttttgaacagaacataaagttgcgcaactatgtagagataacaatttaaaactgggaagaccactttgtggtccccacaccaatctctattcacgacctactgattgcattactccgccttggcaacaatgtaatattacacttgtttcagcacaaccttggcatcttgtttatcccacgatgaacgtccgaccacacattcatgcaatccctaaagctgtctctttacatcttttcaatcctgcctacctgtcttttctctcggctcattagcagtgaaaccttcacctggaactacttcacttctggacctgactattccaatgcattccctgatggagacccacatttgtccattgaacACGTGAGGTCGTcgaaaactccactgcctgagtctcaacttgaaccaattcctattctctgtactttctacctgactgatactattaacagtaattttattaaattctcatttttgtttacaaatcgttacttggctatgcctatcgctattttggtaatctccaccagtccaaccatacttcaggatatctgcactcgtctaattatgtcctcttgcccactcttgattttaaacggcccactactagttgccaaacattgaattgtgtcggcttcaaacccaagaagagacttcctacaccttcagtgagcaaactcacatccagaacctcaacccaagcaacaaatcctctcaaagctcgctaacttcctacacctcttcgcctctgtacatttcctcttttaaagcactttttcaaacaatcctctttcatcaagctcttgatcatcagaagtaacaacttaataaggctcagttgtattctgggatcgttaatactccaatcagatgccttcaaagtttccctccattaaagagattttataagcggttgaagtcattgccaagcagagggggacgaattggggagttatttcaaagagctacgatatgccaaacgacctccttccacactggccaactctgattgtacaaaaacaaaaatgattttcagacttgggaagatccctcaaaaatgtcacaagtaactagcttttgggcagagtcgagctgctgagatgatagaccaggatttaggggtaccaggagtgataatatgctgaacacaatcaaattttgaggttgtagaatgatgtggtcttcggcatttttgacacttggaccattttccttcctttccacagaacaagtcaaatagcggcagcacaacgttgcatggccgctcaagcttgctccaccatcgatgatgattgtggctggtcttccacatcaattcaacttttgctcatatcttatcctcttttcaaaacatcgatctattcacgtgtagtatccctctcgctaacttaatgagaattcattccaatcaatgaactcctaacgctgacccaccccaggtcaaaaaattcagctgagatcaggaactgatctcgcctgtatggctgagctggcttttaaaaagtttgccggtgagagagtcccagtgagaaacattcattaaaaaaaaataattgcatggattgctctccaatcctaaactctatgcaaattcagttggtttgtgatgcagactgatgccctgaagagagggctcaattgccacaccagtgagctgaccacaaagggtcttcgcctcaacccctctacttccctgaggcatggtgatcttcaggttaaatcataaccagttgtctctctctaaggagtcgccaaatggcgtgctaagactttaccttgaaccctgataacatggcaacaagcagataactcagctgatgtcactgactaatagaatcctcaactatactaatattaacgatgtgatatcatcagaaggcatgctcaactaagttttaatttgcaaattaagttaacaaccattcaatcaatattactgaagtactcatactactgatcgtctcgatacaacatcgtggttacatctgttcataagtgaagtgtaatgtaattgcacttactgtggttttatcaatgtgatcctgcaatgagtcaataagcaggtcactcacaggttgccaatcagtgtggaccccctcagctgttatcacatgagcctcaagatcatccagaactttttgcagttcttgaagtttctccaacgccttttccacctgtttctgccagttgctcgcacggattttcagttgttcccaattttccttcacttctattgactgtttgcggacagctttggcaattctctgggctctctcttccagggcaggttctggaaatatggaatgcaaataatttatcaactattcatgattttgatcgatagattttctttctaatcccctttcctttaaaaggtctctctggactttctcctgaaattgggatatatagtataagacgaaagattttggtacaggcacatcaatgataaattctgtaattcgctggcaggtcgcggagccgttaacagagaatcacagagaaccaatacaaagccaaataaaattctgcagatatttgaaatttgtcactaccaaggaaactttaaagaaggaaaaggattagtgactaaatgggtacaattctcaacaaaagatttgaaaaatcctttcaggatatctttcatagctatgagacaaacatccaacacaaaccaactttcatctttcaggactggcaagttagaatgataaacccaaagtctaccctgcatagttcgctctagaactcacttcatggggttgttaagagatgtagagataacaaagtgtgcagctggatgaacacagcaggccaagcagcatctgaggagcacaaaagctgacacgttgggccgagacccttcatcagaaaagggggagggggagagagttctgaaataaatagagagagagggggaggcggatcaaagatggatagaggagaagatcggtggagaggagacagacaagttaaagaggtggggatggagccagcagaggtgagtgtaggtggggaggtagggaggggataggtcagtccggggaggacgaacaggtctccggggcgggaagaggttaggaggtaggaaatgagggtggggtttgaggtggcaggatgggataggtgggctggttttgggatgcgggagcgggaggggtgattttgaagcttgtgaagtccacattgataccatggagtgcagggttcccaagcgcaatatgaggtgctgctcctgcaaccttcaggtggcatcgttgtggcactgcaggaggcccaggatggacatgttacctgaggattggtagggagagtcgaaacagttcgcgactgggaggtgcagttctttagtgcaaactgagcacaggtgaagcggtccccaaacctctgtttggtttccccgatggagagggggccacaatggcaacagtggatacagtctgccacattagcagatgtgcaggtaaacatctgtttgatgaggaaattcttcctggggcctgggatggggggtaGGTATCaggaccagtgaattttaaacgttgtgatgacaacatttatggatatgcagggaaaagtgctgggtgcagtgagtgcgagaggggagcgtggagcggataagggggtcacctaagggtggtgggaaaaatgtctttggtggtggggtcggattgcggatggcagaagggtcggaggacgacgcattgaatccagatgttggtggggtggtacgtgagggcgaggaggacactgttttggtagttattatggggtgcgggtgtgagggatgagttgtgggaaacgcgggtgacacggtcgagggtgtttttgaccactgaggaggggtaagttccggtccttgaacaaccctcaacagtttctctttcaattcctcccacttcctacagacaaagagggtggccagggtagccaaatgggcccaagctatgcctgcctctttgtaggttacatggaacgctccctcttccgtacctacactggccctcaaccccacctcttcctccgttacatcgatgactgtatcggcaccgcctcgtgttcccacaaggggctctaacagttcatccgcttcaccaacaccttcctcccgaacttgaagttaacctggacaatctctgatacctctctctcctacctggaccactctatttccaaccactgagaaacaaacatccatttcaactccaccaattcccacagctaccaagattacacctcctcccaccatattcctgcaacaattcatcccctattccccattcctttgcctctgcatctgcactcccaggatgaggtattctattcccgtatatctcagatgtcctcatttttcaaagaccacaacttgccccgctctgtggttgataacgccctcgaccgtgtctccagcatttcctgcaacaaatccctctcaccccaccccgcaacaacaaccaaaacaaagtctccctcgtcctaacgtaccaccccaccaacctccggatacaacgcatcatccttcgaaactttcagattctctgggaggctacggaggaggtggcggagccttgggccttgatctttgaatcctcattgtctacaggtttagtaccagaaggctggagggttgcaaatgttgtgcccttgttcaaagagggcaggagagatgacccaggtaattataaacccagtgagccttccgtctgttgcaggaaaagttttggaaaggattctcagagataggatttataatcatcgagcaagcaccaatttgatgggagatagtcaacatggatttgtcacgggcgggtcatgtctcacaagcctcattgagtaattttggaaggtgaccaagcatgtggatgagggtcgggcagttgacgtggtgtacgtggacttcagtaaagccttcgataaggttccacatggtcggctattggagaaaacatggagacatgggattgagggagatttagcaggttggattagaaactggctttggctaagaaggcaaccagtggtgcttgatagaaaatattcagcctggagtctggttactagtggtgtgtctcaaggatctattttgggatcactgctgtttgtcattttcataaatgacttggacggaggcattggtagatgggttactaagtttgcagctgacactaaagtcagtggagtggtggacaatgtggaagaatgttgcaggttacaggtagacttggatgaactgcagaattgggcggaaaggtggcagatggagttcaatgcggataaatgtgaggtgattcactttgggatgaataataaggcggcagaatattgggtcaatggaaagattcttggtcgtgttgctgtgcagagggtgtccatctatgtcgatccctgaaaattgccatccaggttgatagtgctgtgaaggcgGCTTACGgtcttttaggttttattggcagagggattgagatcCACAGCcgtaatgtcatgctgcaactgtccaaaaatctggtgcggcctcatttggaatatcgcgtacagttctggtcgccccattacaggaaggatgtggaagcattggaaaaggtgcagaggagatgttgcctggtctggagcaaaggtcttctgaacaaaagctgagggacttgggtctgtactcattggagagaaggtggttcagaggggatttaatagagacatacaagatgataagTGGATgagatcgggtggacagtgagggtctttttccgaggatgatgacatcagcttgtatgagggggcacagctaaacagtgaggggtaatagatttgagatagatgtcagaggcaggttctttactcagagagtggtaaggatgtggaaccccctgcctgccaatgcagttagctcagccacattaggggcatttcaacagtccttggataagcatatggatgataatgggatcgtgtcgggggatgggcttagattagttcactggtccatccagatcatcgcaatgggcaaaaaagcacaccgttgtctctacttcccaggaggcaaAGGCAATTCCGTGTgtccacaagggcaactttcactgatgtaccacagaaagcatcctatctggatgcatatcacagcacggttcctctagcaaaacaatccctaattattatgctcctgcctttcttcttccaggcagaattggttctgctttgtcataactatattgggagaaaatccacgctcagtctaagttaattcttccaacaattcagataccatggaagactgagcaatgagttggtgtgtgcgtgagagagagagacaaagccagagaggttgcggggggcgggggcaggtggagggagacagagacagagagaccgcgagagagacagagagagcgcgagagagacagagagcgtgagagagagagagcgtgagagagagagagagcatgagagagagagagagagagcgtgagagagagagagagcgtgagagagagagagagcgtgagagagagagagagagacagacagacaaacagaataGGCGacagaatgtgagagtgtgtgagtgcctgcatcagacagtgagagagatgttgctgaggtggagatagttgagagtgtcgatcaccaacaatctctcctggtccacccagatcgtcgcaatgggcaaaaaagcacaccaatgtctctatttccccagcaggctaaggtaattcggtgtgtccacaaggtcaactttcatttatgtaccagagaaagcatcctatctggatgcatgtcacggcatggtttggcaacagctcttcctaagaccacaagaaactacagagtcatgaacacagcatagtccatcatgcaaaccagccttccattcgttgattccacctatacttcctgctgcctcgggaaagaaactgacataatcaaaggcccttctcacccgccaattccactctcttctccctttttctgaagggaaagTGTCAAcaagtttgtatacatgtgtgaaaagattcaagaacagcttcttcaccgctgttattggacatctgaataggacactgacaagttcaaatctaattttgatctcgctctctgtgcatcttctctgtagctgtcactatgttccctttcactaatgcgccttgtatggtatgatctgtctatactgcatgcagaagtaAACTTGTCACTGTACTTGGGCACATGTggcaatgatgactcaaatcaaattgactgtgtgcaagagagaggtgagtgtatgattgtgttcaagagtgcaaagacagtgcatgaaagccTGAGTGTGCgcatgacagaatgtgtgtgccagtgactgtgctcaagagtgtgtgaaagagagttagcacaagaagggagtgttacagcatgcatgagggagtgagagtgtctccaagagtgagtgagcttgacagcaagcgAATTTGCAAGCGTAAGTGTGTGaaggagagatttgtggtagtgtgtgtgtacttgagagtaagagcattggcaaaagatcctgcgacagtgcatgcaagtgtgtcacagaatgtgtgcaagaccgtgtacgactgtgtggcggtctggagtatgaatgagtgagaatgtgacagagtgtgttcgtgagagactgtgttcctgacttttttgtgtgtgtgtagtgtgattgtgcatgagggacaggatatgcatgtgcaacatagtgtgactgtgaacttctgtttgtgcctgtgagtggagtgatgggggagaacagggagaggagagataaagactgagagagagagggagcatgagagagagatgatatgaggaattagaaatgatgagtggtcaatacctggaggaaaaaaagaacagcgtctgagcgttcagagaagccgctggatctgatatggaggctattgttttattgattgtactgaatgaaaagcaagtgtcacctctcagtgtcaggggacaggagatgtgcattagaggaggagatatagtcagccttgttagagacagcagacacgttgcaaatgcatagaaactgacattaaagctttcttgtcaatatgtaaagaggtgagacaaatatgatgagttaatattgtacctttgcgctcagtaaaatcatagaatcatgaatcagagaatccatactgtgtggaaacagatccgtcagcccaacatgtccacactgcccctccacagcatcccacccagacccatccacctataactcacctaacctacacatcactgaacaccttgggaaatttagcatggccaatccaacgaccttgcacatcttttgactgtgggaggaaactcgagcacccggagaaaacccatgcaggcacatggagaatgtgcaaactccacacagaaagtcaccaaagggtggaattgagacagcggtgttaaccagagccactgtgctctatattgtgctcattaagctgcaagcatttttttttaacgcAAGGAAACGTACCATCATCACATAATGcgagtggtttcaatcttctgtcagctttgagaactttatccatatccacaagggcaaggtgatgttaatggtgtgagaccgggttagtatgcagcagctcgccatgcaaaaaattaacggcacttgcatggcttttttcctaggggcgtaacagaaagacaagaacatgaaaaaatcctgaaatctttctccaatttcaatctccaagggaccatccattcctcaaaagtcataaccaaactgaacatgggcctcctgcagtgccacaaatgatgccaaacgaaggttgcaggaacagcaactcatattccgcttgggaaccctgcagctcaatggtatcaatgtggatttcacaagctttaaaatctcctctcccccaactgcatcccaaaaccagcccagttcgtccccgcctccctaaactgttcttcctctaacctgtcccctcctcccacctcaagacgcacctccatttccgacgcactaacctcatcctgccctcttgacctgtccgtcccccccGGGCTGACTtatctgctccctacctccccacctatactctcgtctacAGTTTCCATCCCGGCCTTTTTAAGTCGCGTGTCTCCTCCCTACCGATCTTCTCCTTTGAccgtcttcgatccgcctccccctcgctccctatttatttcagaaccctctccctattccccttttctgatgaagggtctccactcgaaacatcagcttttgtgctcctaagatgctgcttggcctgctgtgttcatccagctccacacttggttctcagaaggagtggtggaggctggtaaaattacaacatttgtgAGGCATCTGGAAGGGGATATGAATGAGGGTGTTAAGATGGCTATGTagcaaacacaggaaaatgggactggattaattaggatatctggttgacacggacaagttggaccaaagggtccatttccatattCTACAGCTCGATGGCTCTGACTTTATTTGGTAAGTTGGATTCAGAATGGGCTGACttggcaggaagcagaaggttATGGTTGATCCATGTTTTGTGACTGAAAGTCTGTGTCCAGTGAGGCTCTCCAGGGATTATGGTTCGAGCGCTCACTGCTGTGCTATATcagaatgatttagacttgaatgtttCGAGGGGTGATCACTAAGTTTGTGAAACATATGAAAATTGCTGAGATGGTAACTAGTGACGAGGAGAGCCCAGGATTGCAGGGTGATGTAAACAGGCAGGTCAGATTGATTTGTGTGGCAAATGGAAATTAATCTGAACACATACGAGGTGGTGCACTTGCGAACTACACACAAGGCAAGGGAATTCACCAAAATccatcaacagcattttccaactcacaac
Above is a window of Stegostoma tigrinum isolate sSteTig4 unplaced genomic scaffold, sSteTig4.hap1 scaffold_191, whole genome shotgun sequence DNA encoding:
- the LOC132207871 gene encoding utrophin-like, producing AQRIAKAVRKQSIEVKENWEQLKIRASNWQKQVEKALEKLQELQKVLDDLEAHVITAEGVHTDWQPVSDLLIDSLQDHIDKTTQLSWSKSVFLRMRRLSDILPLL